A section of the Verrucomicrobium sp. GAS474 genome encodes:
- a CDS encoding acyl-protein synthetase produces the protein MSPSMFLTPSLRAAWWRRIAALKGGDDVGFNQAALELFAWQFSKNAPYRTWCRAEGVDSPKAILSWREIPSAPQELFKRKTLFCHPAKSARALYRTSGTTTGRKGMQRLLFTDLYRASALAAAELVGPFSMPGLPKRLPLLCLAPSPEENPHSSLSAMLGFFIEARGDRRHSRFFVEGDRLRLDALARALKQAEERQTPVGILGTAFAFVHLIDAGLGPFRLPEGSFLMETGGFKGRSREVAKPLLYQELSKLLGLPLPSLWNEYGMTELSSQAYAQGPVGAHHLPPWTRILPISPVNGKIQTKGRQGLLRWIDLANVDGVLALETADLGLSTINDYQHFRLIGRVPQLPRRGCSLDAEDLQ, from the coding sequence ATGAGCCCTTCCATGTTCCTCACCCCTTCCCTCCGCGCCGCCTGGTGGCGGCGCATCGCCGCCCTGAAGGGGGGAGACGACGTCGGCTTCAATCAAGCCGCGCTGGAGCTCTTCGCCTGGCAGTTCTCGAAGAACGCCCCCTACCGGACGTGGTGCCGGGCGGAGGGCGTCGACTCCCCCAAGGCGATCCTCTCCTGGCGGGAGATCCCCTCGGCCCCCCAGGAACTCTTCAAGAGAAAGACCCTCTTCTGCCACCCGGCGAAGAGCGCCCGCGCGCTCTACCGGACCAGCGGGACGACGACCGGGCGGAAAGGGATGCAGCGGCTCCTCTTCACCGACCTCTACCGCGCCTCGGCCCTCGCCGCCGCCGAGCTCGTCGGCCCCTTCTCGATGCCCGGCCTGCCGAAGCGCCTTCCCCTCCTCTGCCTCGCCCCCTCGCCGGAAGAGAACCCCCACTCCTCCCTCTCGGCGATGCTCGGCTTCTTCATCGAGGCCCGGGGCGACCGCCGCCATTCCCGATTTTTCGTCGAGGGGGACCGTCTCCGCCTCGACGCCTTGGCCCGCGCCCTGAAGCAGGCCGAGGAACGGCAGACCCCCGTCGGCATCCTCGGCACCGCCTTCGCCTTCGTCCACCTGATCGATGCCGGCCTCGGGCCGTTCCGGCTGCCGGAGGGGAGCTTCCTCATGGAGACCGGCGGCTTCAAGGGCCGGAGCCGCGAGGTCGCCAAGCCGCTCCTCTACCAGGAACTCTCGAAGCTTCTGGGCCTCCCCCTCCCCTCTCTCTGGAACGAATACGGGATGACCGAGCTCAGCAGCCAGGCCTACGCCCAAGGCCCCGTCGGCGCCCATCACCTGCCGCCGTGGACCCGCATCCTCCCGATCAGCCCGGTCAACGGCAAGATCCAGACCAAGGGCCGCCAGGGGCTCCTCCGGTGGATCGACCTCGCCAACGTCGACGGCGTCCTCGCGCTGGAGACCGCCGACCTCGGCCTCTCGACGATCAACGATTACCAGCACTTCCGGCTCATCGGCCGCGTGCCGCAGCTCCCCCGCCGGGGCTGCTCCCTCGACGCGGAGGATCTCCAGTGA
- a CDS encoding polymer-forming cytoskeletal protein → MNLKGSGNKSSADRITVTCPHCEGTQQEPAEAISTVCRHCNGYFSLETKGNAGRRVRKQKPSRLIRCPQCESEQKVYEDALSAVCSSCGCHLNIGSYTLEGVVRQRVHTSGDVVFEANVRYSGPEIRGRNVTVSGEIKSARIRALESILLSKKGSVRGALMAPLIRVLRGAETAVDRVRTTLLEADGRINARQIYAREKIHVLSEGIVEAPVLLTHEIIVEPGGSLSGMIDTDTLPPSDGDEETA, encoded by the coding sequence ATGAACCTCAAGGGCAGCGGCAACAAATCGTCCGCCGACCGCATCACCGTCACCTGCCCCCATTGCGAGGGGACGCAGCAGGAACCGGCCGAGGCGATCTCGACTGTCTGCCGCCACTGCAACGGCTACTTCTCCCTCGAGACGAAGGGGAACGCCGGTCGGCGCGTCCGGAAGCAGAAGCCCTCCCGCCTCATCCGCTGCCCCCAGTGCGAGAGCGAGCAGAAGGTCTACGAGGACGCCCTCTCCGCCGTCTGCTCCTCCTGCGGGTGCCATCTCAACATCGGCAGCTACACGCTGGAGGGGGTCGTCCGGCAGCGGGTCCACACCAGCGGCGACGTCGTCTTCGAGGCGAATGTCCGCTACAGCGGCCCCGAGATCCGGGGCCGGAACGTCACCGTGAGCGGGGAGATCAAGTCGGCCCGCATCCGGGCCCTCGAATCGATCCTGTTGTCGAAGAAGGGCTCCGTCCGGGGTGCCTTGATGGCCCCCCTCATCCGCGTCCTCCGCGGGGCCGAAACCGCGGTCGACCGGGTGCGGACGACCCTCCTCGAAGCCGACGGACGGATCAACGCCCGCCAGATCTACGCCCGGGAGAAAATCCACGTCCTGAGCGAGGGCATCGTCGAGGCTCCAGTCCTTCTCACCCATGAAATAATTGTCGAGCCGGGCGGTTCCCTCTCGGGGATGATCGACACCGATACGCTTCCCCCCTCCGACGGGGATGAAGAAACTGCGTGA
- the argH gene encoding argininosuccinate lyase, whose translation MSAPADQANQALWGGRFTEGAAALLQRFSQSVSFDWRLYKHDIRGSIAHATMLLKIGILTQEELDAIASGLRQIEDEIDRGAFAWAVDKEDVHMNIEAVLTARVPAGAKLHTGRSRNDQVATDMRLWIRDEIARDLEAVRGLQKALVAWAERDASVVIPGYTHLQRAQPVTLGHHLLAYVEMLERDAGRLADASARANVLPLGSGAIAGSTLPLDRAYVAQLLGFARVSENSMDSVSDRDFIVEYAAAAALAAVHLSRFSEDLILWSSAEFDFIRLPDAYTTGSSLMPQKKNPDVAELVRGKSGRVVGNLMSLLTLLKGLPMTYNRDLQEDKERLFDTADTLHASLEILAAMLEGTVVKAAKCRAAASDPLLLATDLADWLVKQGMPFRQAHHAVGAAVGLAEKKGVPLNQLSVADLKTISDVYNEEALALFDLDLALTNRLTAGAPNPASVAAQVKRWKEKLA comes from the coding sequence ATGAGCGCCCCCGCCGATCAAGCCAACCAAGCCCTCTGGGGCGGCCGTTTCACCGAGGGGGCCGCGGCCCTGCTCCAGCGTTTCAGCCAATCGGTCTCCTTCGATTGGCGTCTCTACAAGCACGACATCCGGGGCAGCATCGCCCACGCCACGATGCTGCTGAAGATCGGCATCCTGACGCAGGAAGAGCTCGACGCCATCGCCTCCGGCCTCCGCCAGATCGAGGACGAGATCGACCGGGGCGCCTTCGCCTGGGCCGTCGACAAGGAGGACGTCCACATGAACATCGAGGCCGTCCTCACCGCCCGCGTCCCCGCCGGGGCGAAGCTCCACACCGGCCGGAGCCGGAACGACCAGGTGGCGACCGACATGCGCCTCTGGATCCGCGACGAGATCGCCCGGGACCTCGAGGCCGTCCGGGGCCTCCAAAAGGCCCTCGTCGCCTGGGCCGAGCGCGACGCCTCCGTCGTCATCCCCGGCTACACCCACCTCCAGCGGGCCCAGCCCGTCACCCTCGGCCATCACCTCCTCGCCTACGTCGAGATGCTGGAGCGCGACGCGGGCCGCCTTGCCGACGCCTCGGCGCGGGCCAACGTCCTCCCCCTCGGCAGCGGGGCCATCGCGGGGAGCACCCTCCCGCTCGACCGCGCCTACGTCGCCCAGCTCCTCGGCTTCGCCCGCGTCTCGGAAAACTCGATGGACTCGGTCAGCGACCGCGATTTCATCGTCGAGTACGCCGCCGCCGCCGCCCTCGCCGCCGTCCACCTCTCCCGATTCTCCGAGGACCTCATCCTCTGGTCGAGCGCCGAGTTCGACTTCATCCGCCTCCCCGACGCCTACACGACCGGCTCCAGCCTCATGCCGCAGAAGAAGAACCCCGACGTCGCCGAACTGGTGCGGGGGAAGAGCGGCCGCGTCGTCGGCAATCTCATGTCCCTCCTCACGCTGCTGAAGGGCCTCCCGATGACCTACAATCGCGACCTCCAGGAGGACAAGGAACGGCTCTTCGATACCGCCGACACCCTCCACGCCTCGCTCGAGATCCTCGCCGCCATGCTCGAGGGAACTGTCGTCAAGGCCGCCAAATGCCGCGCCGCCGCCTCCGATCCGCTCCTCCTCGCCACCGACCTCGCCGATTGGCTCGTCAAGCAGGGGATGCCCTTCCGCCAGGCCCACCACGCCGTCGGCGCCGCCGTCGGCCTCGCGGAGAAAAAGGGGGTGCCGCTGAACCAGCTCTCCGTCGCCGACCTGAAGACGATCTCCGACGTCTACAACGAGGAAGCCCTCGCCCTCTTCGACCTCGACCTCGCCCTCACCAACCGCCTCACCGCGGGAGCCCCCAATCCGGCTTCCGTGGCGGCGCAGGTCAAGCGGTGGAAGGAAAAGCTGGCCTGA
- a CDS encoding acyl-CoA reductase, translating to MSSARQRAALLAPLFGLKPPALTAWLEVELGSTDALDRWTPRAPGIASRAVAPRTIYHLCPGNVPEAGLQSLLIGLLLGSRNVAKLPRDPAVRKAIRAFAASLPAPLRPFLALRTAFRPKEVAGPNIDAVIAYGGDEAVAAVRARLRPDQVFLPYGHRVSLLWLGKLVKTAPGLAAAVAHDVSAHAQLGCLSPQAVYLAPGSDAVAFCEALARALHALPATPPPLAHAAFIRNAKHAVRAAGGRLWESASPLGSTVLLDPDPAFRDGYTHRTVAVRIASPKAVEKALLPFREKISTVGLRAPFSPADEALALALGAERICPVGQCQQPPLFRHHDGRPRLADLVKWVDREVL from the coding sequence GTGAGCTCCGCGCGGCAACGGGCCGCCCTCCTCGCCCCCCTCTTCGGACTGAAGCCCCCGGCCCTGACGGCGTGGCTCGAAGTCGAGCTCGGTTCCACCGACGCCCTCGACCGCTGGACGCCCCGCGCCCCGGGGATCGCCAGCCGCGCCGTCGCGCCCCGGACGATCTACCACCTCTGCCCCGGCAACGTCCCCGAGGCCGGCCTCCAAAGCCTCCTCATCGGCCTCCTCCTCGGTTCCCGCAACGTGGCGAAGCTCCCCCGGGATCCCGCCGTGCGGAAGGCGATCCGGGCCTTTGCGGCCTCGCTCCCCGCCCCCCTCCGGCCCTTCCTCGCCCTGCGCACCGCCTTCCGTCCGAAGGAAGTGGCCGGACCCAATATTGACGCCGTGATCGCCTACGGCGGGGACGAGGCCGTCGCCGCCGTCCGCGCCCGGTTGCGGCCCGATCAGGTCTTCCTGCCCTACGGCCATCGCGTCTCCCTCCTCTGGCTCGGGAAGCTGGTCAAGACGGCTCCGGGGCTCGCCGCCGCCGTCGCGCACGACGTCTCGGCCCACGCCCAACTCGGATGCCTCTCCCCCCAGGCCGTCTACCTCGCCCCGGGCTCGGACGCCGTCGCCTTCTGCGAGGCCCTGGCCCGGGCGCTGCACGCCCTCCCCGCCACGCCGCCGCCTCTCGCCCACGCCGCCTTCATCCGCAACGCGAAGCACGCCGTCCGCGCCGCCGGGGGCCGTCTCTGGGAAAGCGCGAGCCCGCTCGGCTCGACCGTCCTCCTCGATCCCGATCCCGCCTTCCGGGACGGCTACACCCATCGCACCGTCGCCGTCCGGATCGCCTCTCCGAAGGCCGTCGAAAAGGCCCTCCTTCCTTTCCGGGAAAAAATCTCGACCGTCGGCCTCCGCGCCCCCTTTTCCCCCGCCGACGAGGCCCTCGCCCTCGCCCTCGGCGCGGAGAGGATCTGCCCCGTCGGCCAATGCCAGCAGCCCCCCTTGTTCCGCCACCACGATGGGCGTCCCCGATTGGCCGATCTCGTGAAATGGGTTGACCGTGAGGTCCTCTAG
- a CDS encoding polymer-forming cytoskeletal protein, giving the protein MEATAPTTVLPTELRLIGDLTVFGSARIACELRGKVHVRDHLEIFKEARIDGELRSGSLRIEPGARIKALLLIGKAATHPTAPVLSVGMGDGLGDLLRRFFSLFGFRMRMGGVR; this is encoded by the coding sequence ATGGAAGCGACCGCCCCCACCACCGTCCTCCCCACCGAACTCCGCCTCATCGGCGACCTCACCGTGTTCGGGAGCGCCCGCATCGCCTGCGAGCTGCGCGGCAAGGTCCACGTCCGGGACCACCTGGAGATCTTCAAGGAAGCCCGGATCGACGGCGAGCTGCGGAGCGGCTCCCTCCGCATCGAGCCTGGCGCCCGGATCAAGGCCCTCCTCCTGATCGGCAAGGCCGCGACCCATCCCACCGCCCCCGTCCTCAGCGTCGGCATGGGCGACGGCCTCGGCGACCTCCTGCGCCGTTTCTTCTCCCTTTTCGGTTTCCGCATGCGGATGGGAGGAGTGCGGTAA
- a CDS encoding AsnC family transcriptional regulator has protein sequence MSLTAPDAEAIPISTHDPVNAAILAVSEDRISGFNRSPIAEIAALSGIGIETVIGRIRAMLRAGTIRRVRQTLMATDLAPGALVAWEVGQEQIEAGFDYLFKHDPFSGHVVVRSTDAETAGSQYKLWTTLKVPQGYSMPKHAEWLRRKIGAESFRLMPAKGIFALGVGHVRRRDIPFGSKGEADAVMHPVTVQELSDLEWRVLTTLKREFEPEEIVEKIWTARAAEAGIPLEEFIAVAEDLNRRKVIGRFSTFLEHVKANAAGERVTRFNALFHWAVPAGREIEAGRQVGRFHILTHAYWREGGPDFKSVNIMAVAHGSDKEVVRQHKAAIDAHLAESGIPVAYTNIFWGGRSEIKPSEITPHAYRAWAASVGIDPKEMEA, from the coding sequence ATGTCCCTGACCGCGCCCGACGCCGAAGCCATCCCCATCAGCACCCACGATCCGGTCAACGCCGCGATCCTCGCCGTTTCCGAGGACCGGATTTCGGGGTTCAACCGCTCCCCCATCGCCGAGATCGCCGCGCTCTCCGGCATCGGGATCGAGACGGTGATCGGGCGGATCCGCGCGATGCTCCGCGCCGGGACGATCCGCCGCGTCCGGCAGACCCTCATGGCGACCGACCTCGCCCCCGGTGCCCTCGTCGCCTGGGAAGTGGGGCAGGAGCAGATCGAGGCCGGGTTCGATTACCTCTTCAAGCACGATCCCTTCAGCGGCCACGTCGTCGTCCGCTCGACCGACGCCGAGACCGCCGGGTCCCAATACAAGCTCTGGACGACGTTGAAGGTGCCGCAGGGCTACTCGATGCCGAAGCATGCCGAATGGCTGCGGCGGAAGATCGGGGCGGAGAGCTTCCGCCTGATGCCGGCGAAGGGGATTTTCGCTCTAGGCGTCGGCCACGTGCGGCGGCGCGATATTCCCTTCGGATCGAAGGGGGAGGCCGACGCGGTGATGCATCCGGTGACGGTCCAGGAATTGAGCGACCTCGAATGGCGGGTGCTGACGACGCTGAAGCGGGAATTCGAGCCCGAGGAAATCGTCGAGAAGATCTGGACCGCCCGGGCCGCCGAGGCCGGGATCCCGTTGGAGGAGTTCATCGCCGTCGCCGAGGATCTGAACCGGCGGAAGGTGATCGGCCGTTTCTCGACCTTCCTCGAACACGTGAAGGCGAACGCCGCCGGGGAGCGGGTGACCCGCTTCAACGCCCTCTTCCATTGGGCCGTCCCCGCCGGGCGGGAGATCGAGGCGGGCCGCCAGGTCGGCCGCTTCCACATCCTGACCCATGCCTATTGGCGCGAGGGCGGTCCCGACTTCAAGAGCGTCAATATCATGGCCGTGGCCCATGGCAGCGACAAGGAGGTCGTCCGCCAGCACAAGGCGGCGATCGACGCCCACCTCGCCGAGTCGGGCATTCCCGTCGCCTACACGAATATCTTCTGGGGCGGCCGGAGCGAGATCAAGCCGTCGGAAATCACGCCCCATGCCTACCGCGCCTGGGCCGCCTCGGTCGGGATCGATCCGAAGGAGATGGAGGCCTGA
- a CDS encoding MFS transporter, translating into METSPVPLSPAADRLRRIKAIFIGSCGNLIEWFDFYTYTAFALYFAKSFFPAGDEVVQQLNAALLFAGGFLARPFGGWLFGHLADRYGRRRSLTLSVVLMCAGSLMIALCPTYATIGIAAPIVLGLARVIQGLSLGGEYGTSATYLSEVADRKHRGFYSSFQYVTLIGGQLTAIFVLLLLQQVLLSPEELRAWGWRIPFVIGGILAVMGAVMRRNLHETEQFLETDASVKKENPLRTLIRYPKEVALVIGLTAGGTLAFYTYTTYMQKFLKLSVHLTDLQTTTVVAASLIFALLLQPLYGALSDKIGRKPLLIAFGVLGTLCTVPLLTGLHAAKGPFECFLFIAGAWAFTSCYTSINAVVKAELFPAHIRATGVGVPYAVTVSIFGGTAEPIALKFKQIGHEEYFYYYASLCIFLSLLVYCTMRDTRKASLIE; encoded by the coding sequence ATGGAAACCTCCCCCGTCCCCCTCAGCCCCGCCGCCGACCGACTGCGGCGGATCAAAGCCATCTTCATCGGCTCCTGCGGCAACCTGATCGAGTGGTTCGATTTCTACACCTACACCGCCTTCGCCCTCTACTTCGCCAAATCGTTCTTCCCGGCGGGCGATGAGGTGGTGCAGCAGCTCAACGCCGCCCTCCTCTTCGCCGGGGGCTTCCTGGCGCGGCCCTTCGGCGGGTGGCTCTTCGGCCATCTGGCCGACCGCTACGGACGCCGCCGTTCCCTGACCCTCTCCGTCGTCCTCATGTGCGCCGGGTCCCTCATGATCGCCCTATGCCCGACCTACGCGACCATCGGGATCGCCGCCCCCATCGTCCTCGGCCTGGCCCGGGTGATCCAGGGCCTCAGCCTCGGCGGCGAATACGGGACCAGCGCCACCTACCTCAGCGAGGTCGCCGACCGGAAGCATCGCGGATTCTACTCCAGCTTCCAATACGTCACCCTCATCGGCGGGCAGCTCACCGCGATCTTCGTCCTCCTCCTCCTCCAGCAGGTCCTCCTCAGCCCCGAGGAACTCCGCGCCTGGGGCTGGCGGATCCCGTTCGTCATCGGCGGCATCCTCGCCGTCATGGGCGCGGTGATGCGGCGGAACCTCCACGAGACCGAGCAGTTCCTCGAGACCGACGCCAGCGTGAAGAAGGAGAACCCCCTCCGCACCCTGATCCGCTACCCGAAGGAAGTGGCCCTCGTCATCGGCCTCACGGCGGGCGGAACCCTCGCCTTCTACACCTATACGACCTACATGCAGAAGTTCCTGAAGCTCTCGGTCCATCTCACCGACCTCCAGACCACGACTGTCGTCGCCGCCTCGCTGATCTTCGCCCTCCTCCTCCAGCCGCTCTACGGGGCGCTCTCCGACAAGATCGGCCGGAAGCCCCTCCTCATCGCCTTCGGCGTCCTTGGCACCCTCTGCACCGTCCCCCTCCTCACCGGCCTCCATGCGGCGAAGGGGCCGTTCGAGTGCTTCCTCTTCATCGCCGGGGCCTGGGCCTTCACCTCCTGCTACACCTCGATCAACGCCGTCGTGAAGGCGGAGCTCTTCCCCGCCCACATCCGGGCGACCGGCGTCGGCGTCCCCTACGCCGTCACCGTCTCGATCTTCGGCGGCACGGCCGAACCGATCGCCCTGAAGTTCAAGCAGATCGGCCACGAGGAATATTTCTACTACTACGCCAGCCTCTGCATCTTCCTCTCCCTCCTCGTCTATTGCACCATGCGGGACACGCGGAAGGCGTCGCTGATCGAATAG
- a CDS encoding 3-isopropylmalate dehydratase: MSKLISGPAFVVKDNIDTDQIIPAQYLMLVPTVPAEYDKLGSYAMIGLPEGEYKEKFVAEGKTKTEYAVLIAGKNLGCGSSREHAPIALGAAGCKVAIAETYARIFFRNCIATGEVFPYESNERLVDVIKTGDHVEVDFDKDEVRANGKTYPLKPLGDVRPVVEAGGIFNYARKAGMIAAK; this comes from the coding sequence ATGAGCAAACTCATCTCCGGCCCCGCGTTCGTCGTCAAAGACAACATCGATACCGATCAGATCATCCCGGCCCAGTACCTGATGCTGGTCCCCACCGTCCCGGCCGAATACGACAAGCTCGGCTCCTACGCGATGATCGGCCTCCCCGAGGGCGAGTATAAGGAAAAGTTCGTCGCCGAGGGGAAGACCAAGACCGAATACGCCGTCCTCATCGCCGGGAAGAACCTCGGCTGCGGCTCCTCCCGCGAGCACGCCCCGATCGCCCTCGGCGCGGCGGGGTGCAAGGTCGCCATCGCGGAGACCTACGCCCGCATCTTCTTCCGCAACTGCATCGCGACGGGGGAGGTCTTCCCCTACGAGTCGAACGAGCGCCTCGTCGACGTGATCAAGACGGGCGACCACGTCGAGGTCGACTTCGACAAGGACGAGGTCCGCGCCAACGGCAAGACCTACCCGCTGAAGCCGCTGGGCGACGTCCGCCCCGTCGTCGAGGCGGGCGGCATCTTCAACTACGCCCGGAAGGCCGGGATGATCGCCGCCAAGTAG
- a CDS encoding pseudouridine synthase, translating into MSTRLNRFLAQSGFGSRRACEQLVTDGRVSINGKVVTDLSTQVEEGDQVKVGSRLARNEAAARSLTAMLNKPKGFLCTADDPEGRRTIYDLLPSDWPRVFYVGRLDVDSEGLLIVTNDGALAQRLTHPSYKLPKTYEVTLDREFDFSTADKLRKGVLIEGKKARVEEIHSLGGSSVKVVLMQGIKRQIRLMFLYLGYKVRRLMRTEIGTLKLDRLPSGQWKMLTEKDIAKHLSPTKQARPPELKPVRSFLKKPFGKVEGGNYNKPDRPERPERSSSADRPERPERRVFGSASPSSSYKKPGTRTPVGKASSGTYRARPSPKGETKGGFRSGPKSSASKTSSYKASYKGGSARRTSRY; encoded by the coding sequence ATGAGTACCCGTCTAAACCGTTTCCTGGCCCAATCGGGCTTCGGCTCCCGCCGCGCCTGCGAGCAACTTGTCACCGACGGGCGGGTCTCGATCAACGGGAAGGTCGTCACCGACCTCTCCACCCAGGTGGAGGAGGGGGATCAGGTGAAGGTTGGCAGCCGCCTGGCCCGCAACGAAGCCGCCGCCCGTTCCCTCACGGCGATGCTGAACAAGCCGAAGGGCTTCCTCTGCACCGCCGACGATCCCGAGGGACGCCGGACCATCTACGACCTCCTCCCGAGCGACTGGCCCCGCGTCTTCTACGTCGGCCGCCTCGACGTCGACAGCGAAGGCCTCCTCATCGTCACGAACGACGGCGCCCTCGCCCAGCGCCTCACCCATCCGAGCTACAAGCTCCCGAAGACCTACGAGGTGACCCTCGACCGCGAGTTCGATTTCTCCACCGCCGACAAGCTCCGCAAGGGAGTCCTCATTGAGGGGAAAAAGGCCCGCGTCGAGGAGATCCATTCCCTCGGCGGTTCTTCGGTGAAGGTCGTCCTCATGCAGGGGATCAAGCGGCAGATCCGCCTCATGTTCCTCTACCTCGGCTACAAGGTCCGCCGCCTCATGCGGACCGAGATCGGGACCCTGAAGCTCGACCGCCTCCCTTCCGGCCAGTGGAAGATGCTGACCGAAAAGGACATCGCCAAACACCTCTCCCCGACGAAGCAGGCCCGTCCGCCCGAGCTCAAGCCGGTCCGTTCCTTCTTGAAGAAGCCGTTCGGCAAGGTCGAGGGCGGAAACTACAACAAGCCCGATCGTCCCGAGAGGCCCGAAAGGTCTTCCAGCGCCGATCGCCCTGAAAGACCCGAGCGCCGCGTCTTCGGTTCGGCTTCTCCTTCCTCCTCCTACAAGAAGCCGGGAACCCGCACCCCGGTCGGCAAGGCGAGCAGCGGTACCTATCGTGCCCGGCCTTCGCCCAAGGGTGAGACGAAGGGCGGCTTCCGCAGCGGCCCGAAATCGTCCGCCTCCAAGACGAGTTCCTACAAGGCGAGCTACAAGGGCGGCAGCGCCCGCCGCACTTCCCGTTACTAA
- the leuB gene encoding 3-isopropylmalate dehydrogenase, which translates to MSSTHKIAVLAGDGIGPEVMAVTLPLLEKVGAKFGLSFSFEEALVGGAAIDAHGKALPESTVEVCRRAEAILFGSVGGPKWETLPPNEQPERAALLPLRKIFSLYANLRPAICYPQLIEASPIKNKLIPNGFDILVVRELTGGLYFGLPKETTKTERGERAVDTLVYETPEIERITHTAFKAAQGRRKHVTLVDKANVLESSLLWRKTVKAIAPQYPDVTLDFVYVDNAAMQVIKNPAQYDVLLCENLFGDILSDEVAAATGSLGLLPSASLGAGGKFGLFEPSGGTAPDIAGKGIANPIAQILSAALLLRFSLGREDAALAIEKAVNETIAAGYRTGDIWSEGLTRVNTREMGDQILSRI; encoded by the coding sequence ATGAGTTCCACGCACAAGATCGCGGTCCTTGCCGGAGACGGCATCGGGCCCGAAGTGATGGCCGTCACGCTCCCCCTCCTCGAGAAGGTCGGCGCGAAGTTCGGACTTTCGTTCTCCTTCGAGGAGGCCCTCGTCGGCGGCGCCGCCATCGACGCCCACGGCAAGGCCCTCCCCGAGTCGACCGTCGAGGTCTGCCGCCGCGCCGAGGCGATCCTCTTCGGCTCCGTCGGCGGCCCGAAGTGGGAGACCCTCCCGCCGAACGAGCAGCCCGAGCGGGCCGCCCTTCTCCCCCTGCGGAAGATCTTCAGCCTCTACGCGAACCTCCGCCCGGCGATCTGCTACCCGCAGCTCATCGAGGCCTCGCCGATCAAGAACAAGCTCATCCCGAACGGCTTCGACATCCTCGTCGTCCGCGAGCTGACGGGCGGCCTCTACTTCGGCCTCCCGAAGGAAACGACGAAGACCGAGCGCGGCGAGCGGGCCGTCGACACCCTCGTCTACGAGACGCCCGAGATCGAGCGGATCACCCACACGGCCTTCAAGGCCGCGCAGGGCCGCCGGAAGCACGTCACCCTTGTCGACAAGGCAAACGTCCTCGAATCGAGCCTCCTCTGGCGCAAGACGGTGAAGGCGATCGCCCCGCAGTATCCCGACGTGACGCTCGACTTCGTCTACGTCGACAACGCCGCGATGCAGGTCATCAAGAACCCGGCCCAGTACGACGTCCTCCTCTGCGAGAACCTCTTCGGCGACATCCTCAGCGACGAGGTTGCGGCGGCGACCGGTTCTCTCGGCCTCCTCCCCAGCGCCTCCCTCGGCGCGGGCGGGAAGTTTGGCCTCTTCGAGCCGAGCGGCGGCACCGCCCCCGACATCGCGGGGAAGGGGATCGCCAACCCGATCGCCCAGATCCTCTCGGCGGCGCTCCTGCTCCGCTTCAGCCTGGGGCGCGAGGACGCGGCCCTGGCCATCGAGAAGGCCGTCAACGAGACGATCGCCGCGGGCTACCGCACCGGTGACATCTGGAGCGAGGGGCTGACCCGGGTCAACACCCGCGAGATGGGCGACCAGATCCTCTCCCGGATCTAG
- a CDS encoding small basic protein encodes MSQHRSLRTSSATATKRNVLKRFERVDLLKKRGQWKEGDRVLGLRKTKPDA; translated from the coding sequence ATGTCACAGCATCGCAGTCTTCGCACGTCCTCGGCGACGGCCACCAAGCGGAACGTCCTCAAGCGCTTCGAGCGCGTTGACCTGCTCAAGAAGCGCGGTCAGTGGAAGGAAGGGGACCGCGTCCTCGGCCTCCGCAAGACGAAGCCCGACGCGTAG
- a CDS encoding 6-carboxytetrahydropterin synthase, which produces MKITLCKDFEFEAAQALPSFPEGHKCRAMHGHSFKLTISVTGEVDPKTGIFYDHALISEAMAPLMETLDHACLNDIPGLEIPSIENICHWLWTRLAPKLPGLSEIVLHETSRSRCVYRGD; this is translated from the coding sequence GTGAAGATCACTCTCTGCAAGGATTTCGAGTTCGAGGCCGCCCAGGCCCTCCCTTCCTTTCCCGAAGGGCACAAGTGCCGGGCCATGCACGGCCACAGCTTCAAGCTGACCATCTCGGTCACCGGCGAGGTCGATCCGAAGACCGGCATTTTCTACGATCACGCCCTCATCTCCGAGGCGATGGCCCCCCTCATGGAGACCCTCGACCACGCCTGCCTGAACGACATCCCGGGCCTCGAGATCCCCTCCATCGAGAACATCTGCCACTGGCTCTGGACCCGCCTCGCGCCGAAGCTGCCGGGCCTCTCCGAGATCGTCCTCCACGAGACCTCCCGTTCCCGCTGCGTCTACCGGGGGGATTAA